A single genomic interval of Nostoc commune NIES-4072 harbors:
- a CDS encoding NAD(P)H-quinone oxidoreductase subunit 5 — MEVIYQYAWLIPVFPLLGAMLVGLGLISLNQVTNRLRQLNAVVIISMMGAAMALSLALLWSQIQGHPAYIRTFEWAAAGNFHLSMGYTIDHLTALMLVIVTTVALLVMVYTDGYMAHDPGYVRFYAYLSLFGSSMLGLVVSPNLVQIYIFWELVGMCSYLLVGFWYDRKSAADAAQKAFVTNRVGDFGLLLGILGLFWATGSFDFNIMGDRLAQLVESGSISNFLAVLFAILVFLGPVAKSAQFPLHVWLPDAMEGPTPISALIHAATMVAAGVFLIARMYPVFEDVPAAMNVIAFTGAFTAFLGATIAITQNDIKKGLAYSTISQLGYMVMAMGIGSYSAGLFHLMTHAYFKAMLFLGSGSVIHGMEGVVGHDPALAQDMRLMGGLRKYMPVTATTFLIGCLAISGIPPFAGFWSKDEILGKAFEANPLLWFIGWLTAGITAFYMFRMYFSTFEGKFRGNDEKIKEKLKRAAATIVLELESEEPVPNFGPGAMKKGELAATSQQHDSHDSHGHHSDSPHESPWTMTLPLALLAVPSILIGLVGTPYANYFEEFIFPPSETLSEVIEKAAEFNPTEFYIMAGASVGISLIAITLASLMYLRRKIDPAAIAAKIQPLYELSLNKWYFDDIYHRVFVLGLRRVARQVMEVDFRVVDGAVNLTGFFTLVSGEGLKYLENGRAQFYALIVFGAVLGLVIVFGVT; from the coding sequence ATGGAAGTAATCTATCAGTATGCCTGGCTGATTCCGGTGTTCCCTCTTCTTGGGGCAATGCTGGTCGGTCTAGGGTTAATCTCGTTGAATCAGGTGACAAACCGCCTCCGCCAGCTTAATGCTGTGGTGATTATCTCCATGATGGGAGCAGCTATGGCGCTGTCGCTTGCCTTGCTCTGGAGTCAAATTCAAGGACACCCAGCTTATATTCGCACCTTTGAATGGGCGGCAGCAGGTAATTTCCACCTGAGCATGGGCTACACTATTGACCACCTGACAGCCCTAATGCTGGTGATTGTAACAACGGTAGCGTTGTTAGTCATGGTTTACACCGATGGCTACATGGCTCACGATCCCGGTTACGTGCGGTTTTACGCCTATCTCAGTTTGTTTGGCTCTTCAATGTTAGGTCTGGTGGTCAGCCCCAACCTAGTACAGATTTATATATTCTGGGAACTGGTCGGGATGTGTTCCTACTTGCTGGTCGGTTTTTGGTACGATCGCAAGTCAGCAGCAGATGCCGCTCAAAAAGCGTTTGTGACCAACCGCGTGGGCGACTTTGGTCTATTACTCGGCATTTTAGGGCTGTTCTGGGCAACAGGAAGCTTTGATTTTAATATCATGGGCGATCGCCTCGCCCAACTTGTCGAATCAGGTTCTATCAGCAATTTTCTCGCTGTCCTGTTTGCGATTTTAGTTTTCTTAGGCCCAGTTGCAAAATCAGCCCAATTCCCCCTCCACGTCTGGCTACCAGATGCGATGGAAGGCCCCACCCCCATTTCTGCCTTGATTCACGCGGCAACAATGGTGGCGGCTGGTGTTTTCCTAATTGCCCGGATGTATCCAGTATTTGAAGACGTTCCAGCCGCAATGAATGTCATTGCCTTTACTGGGGCGTTTACGGCGTTTTTGGGGGCAACCATTGCCATTACCCAAAACGACATTAAAAAAGGCTTGGCTTACTCCACCATTTCCCAACTTGGTTACATGGTGATGGCAATGGGAATAGGTTCCTACAGTGCTGGACTATTCCACCTAATGACCCACGCCTATTTCAAGGCGATGCTGTTCTTGGGTTCAGGTTCTGTAATTCATGGTATGGAAGGTGTCGTTGGACACGACCCCGCTTTAGCGCAAGATATGCGTTTGATGGGTGGACTGCGAAAGTATATGCCCGTCACAGCAACTACCTTTTTGATTGGTTGCTTGGCAATTTCTGGTATTCCACCCTTTGCTGGTTTCTGGTCAAAAGATGAAATTTTAGGGAAGGCTTTTGAAGCTAATCCACTCCTCTGGTTTATCGGCTGGCTAACAGCCGGGATTACAGCTTTCTATATGTTTAGAATGTATTTCTCGACATTTGAAGGCAAATTCCGGGGTAATGACGAGAAAATTAAGGAAAAACTCAAGAGAGCTGCGGCGACAATTGTCCTGGAATTAGAGTCAGAAGAACCAGTCCCGAATTTTGGGCCTGGGGCGATGAAGAAAGGAGAATTGGCGGCAACTAGTCAGCAGCATGATTCCCATGACTCCCACGGGCATCACAGCGACTCCCCCCACGAATCGCCGTGGACGATGACGCTGCCGTTGGCACTGTTGGCTGTGCCTTCGATTTTGATTGGTTTGGTGGGAACTCCCTACGCCAATTATTTTGAAGAGTTTATCTTTCCTCCTAGTGAAACCCTCTCCGAAGTTATAGAAAAGGCTGCCGAGTTCAATCCGACGGAATTCTACATCATGGCGGGTGCCTCAGTCGGAATTTCTTTGATTGCGATTACCCTGGCTTCGCTGATGTATTTGCGCCGTAAAATTGACCCGGCTGCGATCGCTGCTAAAATCCAACCACTTTATGAGTTATCCCTCAATAAGTGGTACTTTGATGACATTTACCATCGGGTTTTTGTCCTCGGCTTGCGTCGCGTAGCTAGACAAGTCATGGAAGTTGACTTCCGCGTTGTCGATGGCGCTGTTAACCTCACAGGCTTTTTCA
- a CDS encoding thioredoxin family protein, with the protein MVLSVSERTFTQEVLESPIPVLVNFEAPWCGLCRIIHPLLLQFQAQCGEEIKLVGVNADQNFKLSNTYRLKSLPTLLLIENGTIRHRLECFRGREDLRLALEEIKARYASSSKIYKSSKTVDLECRSA; encoded by the coding sequence ATGGTGTTGTCGGTTAGTGAGCGGACATTTACTCAAGAAGTTTTAGAATCACCTATTCCTGTTTTAGTTAATTTTGAAGCACCTTGGTGTGGCTTGTGTCGGATTATTCACCCACTGTTATTGCAATTTCAAGCCCAATGTGGGGAAGAAATTAAATTAGTTGGGGTTAACGCCGATCAAAATTTTAAACTGTCTAATACTTATAGGCTCAAATCACTACCTACTTTACTATTGATAGAAAATGGCACTATTCGCCATCGCTTGGAATGCTTTCGCGGTAGAGAAGATTTACGTCTAGCTTTAGAAGAGATTAAAGCTAGGTACGCCAGTAGCTCTAAAATTTACAAAAGTTCAAAAACAGTGGACTTAGAGTGTCGGTCAGCCTGA
- a CDS encoding NnrU family protein, producing MLLISWLTPSHFVMLGLQIVFAIAHSGGAALRPKAEKYIGPRLYRVLFALVSLPLAVILIIYFFGHRYDGLQLWQVQGVPGVREFVWLLSAISFLFLYPATFNLLEIAAIQKPQVHLYETGIIRITRHPQMVGQIIWCVAHTLWLGTTFTLVTSIGLVLHHLFGVWHGDRRLSDRYGEAFEIAKQRTSIIPFKAIIDGRQSIKWHEFLRPSYLGVAIFIALLWLSHPLLLEATSKIRWEI from the coding sequence ATGCTGTTGATTTCTTGGTTGACACCCAGTCATTTTGTCATGCTGGGGCTACAAATAGTTTTTGCGATCGCTCACAGTGGAGGCGCTGCTTTGCGTCCAAAGGCCGAAAAATATATTGGCCCAAGGCTTTATCGCGTTCTCTTTGCATTAGTCAGCCTACCGTTGGCTGTAATATTAATTATTTACTTTTTTGGGCATCGATATGATGGTTTGCAACTTTGGCAGGTACAAGGAGTACCAGGAGTGCGAGAATTTGTTTGGCTGCTGTCAGCTATCTCGTTTTTATTTTTATATCCTGCTACCTTCAATCTACTAGAAATTGCTGCCATTCAAAAGCCCCAAGTTCATCTGTATGAAACAGGAATTATTCGGATTACCCGTCATCCCCAGATGGTAGGACAAATAATTTGGTGTGTTGCCCATACTCTGTGGCTGGGTACTACCTTTACACTTGTGACTTCCATTGGATTGGTGTTGCATCACTTGTTTGGAGTTTGGCACGGCGATCGCCGTTTAAGCGATCGCTATGGGGAAGCCTTTGAAATTGCCAAACAACGAACTTCAATTATTCCCTTTAAAGCAATTATCGACGGGCGTCAATCTATCAAATGGCACGAATTTCTTCGTCCTTCTTATTTGGGAGTTGCCATTTTCATAGCTTTGCTTTGGTTGTCGCACCCTCTGTTGCTGGAAGCAACTAGTAAGATAAGATGGGAAATCTAA